The Bacillota bacterium genomic interval CAGTAGTAATGCACAATTATTTTTAAGTATCCATGTAAATTGTAATTTAAAAAAGCCTACAACTGACGGGTCTATTGTGTTTTACAGCGACAAGTTCTGGCAAAATAAAGTGTTGGCTTACTGTATTCAAAGGTCGCTAAACGGAATGATAGTAAACGGTAAAAAGCGGACAATACACGACCCACAACAAGCCAACTTTTTTATATTAAGTTACTCTAACGTACCGGGTGTTATAGTTGAAACTGCCTTCATTTCCAATACAGAAGAGAGAAAACTATTGACAAAGGAGGAATTCAGAGAGGAAATTGCAAAAGCAATATCTAATGGGGTGGAACGCTACTTAAATGAACCAGGCTTTGTTTTTGCTCCAAATGAATTAAATAAACAAAATGATTTTTCATCTAAGTTTTATTCTCCTATCTTGCCCTGATTGTAACAGGGGTGCCATGGCAATCATTGCCAGAGACAAAAAAGACATTGTCACCTTTGGCTCTGAAGTATCTTGCCAGCACATCTTCCGGCAATAATGCGGCAATATGGCCAATATGCAATGTAAAGTTTCTGAAAACATTTTTGTAAGCAAACAAACTATTTAATATATATTAGCTGCTTCCTGCTGTTAAAAAAGCCCCTATAAGACAAGTAACAGGCAATAAATGAAGATATGGAAGTTGTTGAAAGCAGCATAAACGTAACCATTATCTGATACTTTATTGCTTCCAACGGCGATGTCCCAGCAAGGATTAACCCCGTCATCATACCAGGGAGTGATACAATACCTAATGTTTTCGCAGAGTCAATCGTCGGCAACATACCCGTTTTTATCGAGTCCCGGATAATTTCGATTGAAGAAGGCAGTATATCTGCTCCCAACGATAGTTTTGTTTCCACTTCATCCCGTTTGTTTTTAAAATCAGACGCTATCTGCTTATAACATAGTCCCAACGCAACCATCGAATTGCTGATAATCATACCGCTGACAGGTATAATTTGGTATGGCTCATATTGTATTGTTTTCGAAAAAATAAGGATTGCTAAAGTTACTAAAGTTCCTGCTGCTATAGACAAGAAAGATATGGTAAGCCCATTTTTAATAGCCTTTCCTCTTTTTGCGGCGTTATATGCAGCGTTAAAGGTCATAAAAAGAAGCAACAATGTTGTAAAAATAGGATTTTTTAAGCCGAAAATATATTCCAGAACGTATCCGACGGCAACAAGCTGAATTACAGCCCTAATTACACTAATAATGGTTTCCTTTTCAAGTTTGAGTTTTTGCGAATAGGAAAAGAAAAGTGTTACCAATACGAGAGAAGAAGCGATAAGTAACGATGTTATATTGATTGTATTTGAGCTATTCATTTTAATACCTCCAATGATTTAATTTCGCCGGCTTCTATTGTCAAAAGTTTGTTTGCGTATTTCCTGCTTTGTTCAGGGCTATGTGTTATCCATAAAACAGTAATGCCTTCCTTATTCAGTGAAACTATGACGTTTTCAACGATTTTAGTATTGTCTACATCAAGGGCAGAGGTGATTTCATCTAAAAGCAGGACTTCTGGCTTGAATAGTAAGCTTCTAATCAGTGCTATCCTTTGCTTTTCGCCCCCTGAAAGGTTTTTTACGTCTTTATTCAGAAAATCGGTTGTCATATTGAACAAGGAAAATAGCTCATTAATTCTATTTTGGTCGAGCTTAACGTTCCTAATGGAAAACGGGAACCTAATGTTATCCATCACTGTATCACCGAAAAGATAAGGCATCTGGAAGCAATACGCTATACTTTTCCTCAATTCCGTAGGATTGTACTCGGTAACATTTTTACCTTTGTATGTAATATTTCCGTTGGTGGGACTGATTAAGTGGCTGCAAAGTTTAAGGAACGTACTTTTACCGCTGCCCGACGAGCCAACAATTGAAATAAAATCTCTTGGCTCGATGCTTACCGATATATTTTTAAGAATAGTTTTACCGTCACTATCAAAAGATACATTTTGAAATTCAAGCAATGACAAAACAAGCACCTCCATATTTTATTCGTTATCATGAGAGAATAAGGCGTCTTTGTTGACGTTACTTAATAGTTCCCCAAGCAGTTCCTTTAGTTTCTCTTTTTTATCCTGGTCAAGAGTATTAAAAAAATTCTTTGAAAATAGCTTATCCTCTTTTATATGTTTCTCTACAGCTTTTTTCCCCTCAAGCGTGGTTACGAGTTCTATGGCTCTCCTGTCTTTATTTGTCCTTAACCTTTCAATCAATTTTTTATTTTCCAGCCTGTCGATAATCCCCGTGAGGGTAGACGGTGGGATGTTGTACTGCTTTGAAAGGTCTTTGACTACCATTTTTCCGTTAAAATATATCCTTTCTAAAACATACATATCTTGGGGCTGAATGTTTGAGGTTTGAAGCTGATATTCATTCTTGTATTCGAAAACTTCCAGGAGTTTATGGATTAAAGTATTTTCGTCCAAAATGTGACCTCCTTATTACATATTTACGAGTATCATAAATTACGATACTCGAACTATAATAATCATACCACTTTTTAATATTATCATCAATAAACTTTTATTATTTTTTTCCGAGTTATTATTTAACTTTCAAATCAGTTATAGTATTATAATTTATATTTGCGAAATATCGAAAATAAGAAAAGAGTAAAGTAATAAATGGTCGGTCATAAAGAGCTGTACAAACTCCATGCAGATTTCTGTAAATTCATGGCCAATCCCAAAAGGATTGAAAAACTGAAGAAGGTAAATGACCTTTGCATCGTGGGATGTGGATTTATTGGAGTGGAAATTGCTGAAGAATGCCGCAGAAGACGTCCAGACCTTAACATAAGCATTGTTGAAATGTTAAGCCACTGTCTTCAGCTTGTCTATGATGGGCATAGGTGCAGCGGCAAATATTAAGCTGGTAGAAAAGGCAGATCTTGAAATTGGTCCTACAAAAGGAATTCAGGTCAATCGGTATATGCAGACAAGTGATGATGATATATTTGCGTATGGAGACTGTGCTGAAAAAGTTTCATTTTTTGATGGAAAGCCGTCTAATTTAAAACTAGCTTCAATGATTTTTATAGTGTGAAACTTTAGCGCTATTAAGATTGCTAATTACAGATGCTGGTAAGTTGTGGTACATATTACTCCGGATAGACAACCGGAACAACATCCTTCATAAAACTCGTAAATGAATATTTTTTGTATTTTTCGGATGAGCAAGGATAACTAAAACTATAAATTGCTACAGGTTGGGGTATCTCAGCAGATACTTAAAGTTGTTGACCGTTTACTTTTGAAAATGACTATGCTTTAGGTATTGATTTTGGGCTTGACAACCTTGCAACATGTGTTTCTTCCAAAGATGGGCGTCATTCATAATTGACGGCAAAAGAATCAAAAGCATTAACCATCATTGGAATAAAGAAAAAGCAAGGCTTCAATCTATAGCCGACAAGCAAAATATTAAAGGTGTAACTAAAAAAATAGCCAGAATTACTGTTAAACGAAACAATCAAGTAATGGATGCAATTCGTAAAACTGCAAGGTATATAATCGACTAACTGCGTAGAAAACGGTATCGGCAAAATAATTGTTGGCTACAATCCCGATTTTAAAAGAAATATTAATATTGGGAAAGTTAACAGCCAAAACTTTGTCCAAATACCAACCGGCAAGATCCGTGAACAATTAGCCAACCTTGCGGAAAGATACGGTATTGAATGCCTGGAGCAGGAAGAATCCTATACCAGCAAAGCGAGCTTTTTAGACGCTGACGAAATACCGTTGTATAATACGGATAAGCCACAAGAATACGAGTTCAGTGGCAAAAGGATTAAGCGGGGACTGTATTAATCATCAAACGGCTTAACTATAAATGCCGATGTTAACGGAGCTTGGAATATAGTGCGTAAAAGTAAGCACAGACTGGATTACCAGCGAGTGTGTAAAGGGCTTTTGGCAAACTCTTTGAGAATAAGGCTTACTTAGCAAACTTCTCAAGAATCCCACGGCTTTAGCCGTGCGAAGTGTCAAAAAAGTTTATAAGTACCTCAAGGAAGCTATTGAAACTGGGAATTGCAGTGTTGTCAGAAGGAAGTAGAATATAAGCTCGTCAACTGGAATATGAAAATAAGAGAAACTATGAGAAAATTTAAGCTATAGGGCAAATTCTAAGAATAAAAGGGGTTAATTCGACTGAAATATTTTAAAAAATAAGACATTATGAGAAAAAACAATGCCGAACACTCAATAATTGATGGGTGTACGGCTATTTTGTTTTAGATTCATAATTCAAAAAAATCTGGAAATACTATTCTTGAACAAATAAGTTCCATCTTCAAAGCAACAAAATAGATATTTTGTTACATCATAAAAAACAAAAAAGAATAAGAATTTACGTTATATTATAGTAAGGCTGAGACAGCGGCTGTTAATATTAAGGGGATTAGTACATGAAGGGGATGGGACAATGCTTCAAATTATTGACGAGGAATTATTGAGGTACATAAAAAGCAGTGAGTCCGAATTCAATACTTTGGCTGAAATTCATAAGCTGCTTCTTCAAAACAATATTAAGTGTAGCATAGAAGAAATCCGCCAAAGGGTTGGCATGCTGTACCGGGATGGCTATCTAGGAAATGAACCTACAGGTGATGGTGTAAATATATACTATATCATTTTCCATCCGGAGTACCAGGAGTAAATTAACTAAAAACACCTTTTTTTCACAATAAAATTCTAGATTTATTTGTTGGACAGATAATTGTGTTCGATAAATTGGACAAAACGGTTAAGTCTATATAAGTCTATAATCGAACGCTTTATCGGATAAACTTGTTCCTGTAAAAAAACAGGCTTATAACATAAGGAGGTAGAATTGTTTATGGAAAAAAAACTTGCAAAACCGTCAAACATTAAAGATGAAAAGGGAACAGCACATGTATCTGTTCAAACCGCTGATGAAATGGAAAGGAAAAGAGAACTTGCCAGGAAGCAGGCACAAGATAAGGTAAAGGCCAGAACGCTGGCTAAGCAGCAGCAGTTGGCGGAAAGAATTGCAGCAGCTACAGAACAGCTTGCTTCTGGTATTGAGGAAGCCAGCAGTGCTGCGGAAGAACTTGGCGCTACAATGGCGCAGATAGCCAAGGGGGCTAGTGAGGCTTCTTCAGCGGCAGAAGAGTCAAGAGCCGCCATTAACCAGATAGACAAGGCTTCGGTAGTAGCTGACAAGAATGCAAAGGCATCCCTAGAAAGGGTGGATGCTGCAAAGGAACTCACCGAGAATACCTCAAAGGACATAGAATTGTTGATAAAGGGGATAAAGGAATCCGCTGATAAAAACCTGGAATCGGTGAAACTGGTAGCGGAATTGGAGAGGCAGTCCAACGAGATAGGGGAAATCGTACAGGCAGTAGTCAGGATTGCTGACCAGACCAACCTGCTTGCGTTAAATGCCGCTATAGAAGCTGCTAGGGCAGGTGAACACGGAAAAGGATTTGCGGTGGTAGCGGATGAAGTTAGGAATCTTGCCGAAACCTCAGAAAAGTCGGCAAGAAATATCAGGGAGCTTGTAAATGAAATACAAAATAATGTAAAAGTTGTTGTGGCCGATATAGAAAATTCAGGCAAAGTTGCCAATGAAGAAGTTGAAAAGGCAAAGAAAATTACTGAAGCCCTTGTGAAAATAAATGAGGAAATCGTTTTGGTACAAAAGGGCGTTGCTGAGATAGCTCAGAACGCGGCGGATGCAAATAAAGGAGCGGGTGAATTCCTTTCAATGGCTGAGCAAGTTGCGGCGGCTGCAGAGCAACAAAGCAGTGCTGCAGAGGAAGTGGAGAAGTCACTTCAGATGCAGAACAAAGCTTTTATTGAATTGAATGCAGCTGCGGCAGACCTGGCCCAGATGGCTGAAGACCTCAAGGTGTCTACAGATGCACAGAAATCCTCAGAGTCTCTTGCGGCCGCTGCCGAAGAACTGTCAGCAAATGTGGAGGAAGCAAATTCAACTGCGCAAGAGATATCAAAAGCTATGGAACAGATAGCTTCCGGTGCCAAGGCTCAGAGCGAGCTTACCGAGAAAGCTGCTACGTTGGCTGAAAAACTTGCCGTGGCTGCAAAACAAATGAACGAGAGGGCTAAATATTCAGAGGAAAAAGTAGCAGAACTTCAAAAATTGTTGGCGGACAATAAAATTGCAGTTGATAATATGATTGCCGGTATATCGTCCTCAGCAGATGCTAGTGTTGTGTCGGCTAAAAATATAAAGAACCTAGAAGAAACCACCAGAAAAATTGATAAAATCGTTGATGCCATAGTCAATGTAACTATACAGACCAATATGCTGGCTGTAAACGGTTCTATTGAAGCGGCAAGGGCAGGGGAATTTGGTAGGGGGTTCTCTGTAGTTGCCGGAGATATTAGGACTCTTGCCAATGAGTCTGCAGAAAATGCAGACAGGATTAAGGATCTTGTAAGAGGTATTCAAAACCAGATTCAAAGAGTTGCAGCCGATGTTGAACTTTCAAGTAAAACCTTATTCGCAGAGGTAGAAAAAGCAAAGAAGACAACTCACAATTTGAATGTGATTGAGGAAAGCATGGTGAAGATACTAGCAGGGTCAAGGGAAGTCCTAAAGGGTTCAGAGGAGTCACTGGTGGCTCTGGAGCAAGCAAGAAAGGGTGTAGAACAGATTGCTGCGGCTGCCCAGGAAGCCAGCAAGGGAGCCCAAGAGGCAGCTAATGCTGCAGCCGAACAGGCAAAAGGCTTGCAGGAATTGGCTGAAGCTATTGAAGAGATTTCCGGATTGGCCGACGAACTTCAAAATATGTAAAGAACGGAGGGAATAGTTATGGCTTCTGATATAAACAGTGCCAGTTTTACCGAGCGTCAGCTGGTTACCTTCCTCCTCGGAGAAGATGAGTTCGGGGCCGATATCATGGATGTAAAGGAGATTATCAGGGTTCCTGAAATTACAAAAGTGCCAAATTCCCCCAGCTATATTGAGGGTGTATGCAACCTAAGGGGAAACATTCTACCTATCATAGATGGAAGAATGAGATTCGGTCTGGAAAAAAAGAAAAAGGATGAGAACAGCAGGGTGCTGGTCATTGATGTAGACGGTAAGGCAACAGGAATGATTGTAGATAGGGTTTCCGAGGTGATGAGGGTAAATACGGCGGATATAGAGGAGACGCCGCAGATTGTAAAAAATGTGGATTCAGACTACCTGAACGGAGTTGTAAAGCTGGATAATGGAAACAGGCTTGTAATGCTTTTGGATGTTGTCAAGGCTGTAAATAAAGACAGCATAAGAATTAGTCATATGGGAGGGAAAAAAGAGGATATAGAAAAAAGTGGGATAAGGGAGGACAAAACAACTATTGAATCTTCTGAGGAAGAACAACTGGTTTCATTCCTGCTTGATAAAGAGGAGTTTGCCATTGGAATCATGCAGGTCAAGGAAATAATCCGCGTGCCTGAAATTGTAAAAGTTCCAAACTGTGAGGCTTATGTGGAGGGTGTAGTATCTATACGCAACAATTTACTTCCTATTCTAAACTTAAGAGTTTACTTTGGTATGGTACATAAAGAAATTACAGATCATACAAGGGTTCTTGTGGTGGATATGGGTAACTTTACAGCCGGAATCATGGTGGACAAGGTTTCGGAGGTTTTAAGGGTACCGGCAAGCATTATCCAGCCTCCCCCCAAATTTTCTAAACAAAGTAGAGAACAACTCAAGGGAGTGGCAAAACTGAATAACGGCAAACGGATGATACTTATGCTTGAACCATCACAACTAATCTCTGTTGATGAGTACAGCTCAATCAGCAGTACAGCCGGAGTACAAGAACAGGCTGAACAGGAAAAAAGCACTGAAAGGCAGTTAATTGACGAAGAACAGTTGGTCACTTTCAAAATTGATATGGAAGAGTACGGCATAAAGATAACTAATGTGCAGGAAATCAACAGGATGACGGAAGTTACCAGAATACCTCGGGCACCGTACTATATTGAGGGTATTGTAAACCTAAGAGGGAATATCATTCCAGCACTGGATTTAAGGAAGCTTTTCGGGCTTTCTGAAAAGCAAAAAACAGATGCAACAAGAATCATTATTGTTGATTTAAATGGTAAGAAAACCGGAATTGTAGTAGATTCGGTTTCAGAAGTTCTCCGGTTTGAAAAAACGCTGATTGAGCCCCCGCCGGACATATTAAGCAGCGGTATAGACAGTGACTATGTAGAAGGTGTCGGTAAACTCAACGATGGCAAAAGAATGGTTCTAATACTGAATCTGGATAAGGTTTTGAGCTTTAATAAAGTTGCAGTTTAACCGAATTTTACCCTCACGAGTGGGCAGATAATGCCTACTCGTGGGTAGACCTGATTAATTAAGTATTTGCAGCAGGTGATGGAATGAACGATAAAATAAAAGTACTGCTTGTAGATGACTCGGCCTTGATGAGAAAAGCGCTTAAGGAAATTATCGTGACAGACGGAAGCCTTGAAGTGGTGGGTACGGCAAGAGACGGACAGGATGCCATTGAAAAGGTGCATAAATTAAAGCCAGATGTAATTACCATGGATATCAACATGCCAATTATGGATGGTTTGACTTCCATGCAGTATATTTTGAACGATTATCCGGAAATACCTGTTCTAATAATAAGTTCCTTAACTACAGAAGGTGCATTGACTACCTTTGAAGCTTTGGAGCTTGGTGCTTTTGACTATGTTGCCAAACCTGCGGGGACTGTATCCTCGAATATATATATTGTAGGAAGGGAAATTATACAAAAAATAAAAGTGGCATATAAGAGCGCCAATAAAAAAAGCATTAGAGAAAGGATTAAAAGGCGGAATGCTTCAGTTCAACCAAATAAGGTTGCACCTGTAAGAAAAGCGGATATATCGCAAAGTACGGGCCTTTCAAAAATTGTTGTCATTGGTATTTCTACAGGTGGTCCGGGTACTTTGATGGAAGTCTTACCAATGCTTCCTCCCAACCTAAAAGCAGCAGTGATTGTAATACAGCATATGCCGCCATCATTTACATCTTCATTTGCAAAAAGGCTCGCTGATGCTTGTCAAATTCCGTTTAAGGAAGCAGAAGCGGGAGATATTCTTAGGGATGGCAGAGGATTCCTTGCCGCGGGAGGTTACCAACTGCTAGTGAGGCGTGAAAGAAATATGCTGCGCCTTTCAAACAATCCCAAGACTGTTTTTATGCCATCGGTTAATGTAACCATGGAATCTGTTTTAGATACATATGGAGGTAAAAATGTTATAGGTGTACTTATGACCGGCATGGGAGACGATGGGGCGGATGCAATGGTGAAAATAAGAGAAGCCGGGGGTATTACAATTGCAGAAGACGAGTCTACAGCTGTGGTTTTCGGCATGCCTAGGGAGGCAATTGAAAGAGGTGGAGCAGAGATTGTAGTGCCGTCTTACAAGATGGCCGATGAGATTGTAAAATCTGTTAATAGATAACAGTTCGAAAATGGGGATGCTGTATCAACGGGCATAACAGTAAAATTATAGGTACAAATGAGGAAAATGCAGGCATGGTATTTGCAATAACGTTACCATTGATGGATAGGCGGTGGTTTTAGTGAATTCAATGCTCCTGGCATATTTGGAGGAGACGGAAGACATGTTTCAGAAGGCTGAAGAATGTCTTATAAGGCTTGAGAAAGGTTATTCAACTGAAGATGTCAATGAACTTTTCAGAATTGCACATACCATTAAGAGTTCCTCCTATATGGTAGGATATGAGGATATAGGTAATTTGATGCATAAAGTGGAGGATATGCTGGATTGTGTCAGAACAGGAAAAATTAAGTTTGACCCGAACTTAGTTTCTCTTTGCTTTGAAGGTTTTGATACTGTTAAAATGATGTTGCAGTGCAAGAAGAATCTTGATGGTGAATCAGACAGAGCAAATCTTGCTAACGCTGTCTTAAAAGTTAGTAAAATGATAGATTCTTCCTTAAAATTATCTACAAAAAAGGAAGAAAAAATTCTTGCAAAGCAAAAGGAAGGTGGAATTGTTACTTCACTTCTAAACAAAAAACGGTTTGGCAAGAATATGTTCTACATATATTTTATTATAGAAAAAGATGCTCCTATGGTTTCTCCTGTTTTTATGATGATTCTCAAAAGCGTTGAAAGTGTCGGGTCTCTTGTTTACACAAGCATCTCTGATGAATATCTGTCCGGCTCTTATTTATGCGAGGATATCAGAATATGTGATGTTATTCTAAGCACAGACCTTGATGAAGCTGAACTTTACGCCTATTTTAACCTGTCCTACGTTGAAAAAATAAATGTGGTAAATATATCAAGAAGGAAAATGGACGAAAATGACATTCCGCTCACTCAGACAAACCAAACCATATTTGAAATATTTTTCGATGGTTATATAAAACTCTATCATTTGCTTTTTAAACAGCCTATGGAATTTGGTTCCCGTGAGGGGGAAACGGCACGGCTTCAGCAGTGGTATACATATATAAATAATTTTATCGGTAAGATGGAGCCAAATAAAGCGATCATGAGTTTTGCTGAAGAAATCAATGCATTGTATAATCTTATAATATACTTCATAGCAGAACATGTTAAGGAAAGTGAAATGCTTGAATCATTTATACGGGATCAGTACACCAAATTGCTGGAAAAAGCTTACAAATATGTACGGGGTAAATTTATATATGGACTGTTCAGACCCAGAAATAAAGAATTTATCTCAAGATTCAAAGAGTATATTGGACTGGTGAATAAGTCATTCATCAGGAAAATATTCCTTGATATGAGGGAGATTTCAGTTGTAGAAGTACATGAACTAAAAGAATTGATCGATGAAAAAAGACAATTAGAACGGCAAGGAATTGAAATAAATATTATTGCAAATGGACCGTATGCAAGGAGAATTATAAATATATTTGATTCAATTAAATCAATAGAGGAATTCAAGATGTTCAGTACCGAGTTGGATGCGGTTATAGGTAGAGGTATATAGGTATTAAGTATACAAATTTGAAGTACAGGAGTAATATAATTTCCCAAAACAAGGAGGGGTAGACGGATGAGCGATTACAGTATCATGATTGTTGACGATGAGGAAGGCATACTGGAGAATTTAAAAAAGAGTCTTGTCCTTGCGGGCTATAAAAAGGTGGAAACTTACTCAAGTCCTATTAAGGCAATGGAGATATTTAAGGAAAAGAAGTACCATATTGTTTTGGCGGATATTGTAATGCCCGAAATGGATGGTATTGAATTTCTAAAGGAGGTAAGAGGGTATGATCCTATGACACAGGTAATTATGATGAGTGGTTTTTCTACCATCGACAAGATTCTGTCGTGCCTGGAATATGGTGCGAATGACTGTATCTTAAAACCCTTCAAGAACGACAATTGTGTATTGGAAGTTGTAGAGTATTCTGTGAAAAAGCTTGATAGATGGAAGGAAGCTATTAAAGGTGTCGTAAAGATAGCCTTGTGAAGAGGATGTGTATCATGAGCAAGAATAAAACAGGGTTCGATCAAAAAGAACTGGCAGCCCTTATTGAAAGGCTGGTAAGAGAAAAAGAAAGGCATCAACAGGAAAAGATTGCACGAAAAATCGGAGAGATGAAACATGAGCAGACTGCAGAATGTGTTGCTGAACTGCTTTATTCAGATGATGCTTACGTACGCAATATAGCCATTGAGATACTGATATATCTTGGGGAAAAGGCACTGCCTGTTCTGGAAAGGAAACTGTATGACAAGAATAGAAATATAAGGAAATTTTCACTGGATGCATTAAGGAATATAAGAACAATTCAAAGCTGTGAAATGGCATTAAAGGCTCTTGATGACCCTGATGAAAATGTAGTGGAGGCGGCTATCGAGGTTATTATGGAACAGCAATATGCCGATGCATCAGGAAGGCTTGTAGAGATGTTGAAGAGGACAGACAGCGTATGGGTTCTTGATGCATTGATCAGGGCATTTGGCAGACTTGGGGCAAAAGGTATCGCAGATGAAATTGAAGAAAAGATATTAAGTCTCAATGCAACTACTATTGAAAAAAACATTCTGATAAATACATTGGTTAAAAGCCTTGGAACTATTGGTTCATCTCAGGATATAGAAAAGATTTTGAATACTTATTCAGTACAATACATGGTGAATGATTCGAATCTGATTTTTGGATTAAGTGGTCTTATAGTAAACAATAATGTAAGCATACTTCCAAATGAAGTTATTTTAAAAATTGAAAATATTTTCAAGAAGTACCGGGATTACAGCGATGCGGAACTAACACTACTTTTAATAGCTGCTTCAGTTAAACTTAAGCTTGTATTTTTCCTGGACGATGTTAAAGAAATAGTTTCCTTGCATAAAAGAGAGGAATTTTTTATTGAAAATCTTCTTGACCTTATTTGCAATTTAAATAATATTCCCCATGATTTTGTAAGTAAAATGCTATATAGTGAGGAACGTGAATTAATACTAATTGGGCTTAATCTGATATATAAAAAGCATATATGCGGATTTAATAGCATAGTTGAAGAACTGTGCTATTCTGAAGACAATGAGATATCGAAATTGGCAATAAATATTATTTCAGACCTGGATTGCTACAAGAATATCTGCTTACTTGAGAACTTTACGGATTTTAACGAAGAAGCGGCAAAAATTGCTGTTGAAGGCGTAAACGTACTAGATGCTAATACGATTGATTTTCTTTTTTCAAAACTTGAACACAAAAGTCAGAAAGTCAGGAAGGCTGCATCTGCGAAGCTTATTTCTCTTGCAAGTGAAATATGTATAGAAAGGCTTGAGGGAATTGTAAAGCGTAACCATGGTGAAGAAGGGCTTGAAGCACTGGAGGTTATGTTTAGGTTTGACAGAAATCTCGCATGGAAATATATAGCTGCCAGAATGGATAGCTGGGACGATAAGGTTAGAGCAGGACTGGTTGATATTATTGAAGATTCGGA includes:
- a CDS encoding response regulator — encoded protein: MSDYSIMIVDDEEGILENLKKSLVLAGYKKVETYSSPIKAMEIFKEKKYHIVLADIVMPEMDGIEFLKEVRGYDPMTQVIMMSGFSTIDKILSCLEYGANDCILKPFKNDNCVLEVVEYSVKKLDRWKEAIKGVVKIAL
- a CDS encoding Hpt domain-containing protein, with product MNSMLLAYLEETEDMFQKAEECLIRLEKGYSTEDVNELFRIAHTIKSSSYMVGYEDIGNLMHKVEDMLDCVRTGKIKFDPNLVSLCFEGFDTVKMMLQCKKNLDGESDRANLANAVLKVSKMIDSSLKLSTKKEEKILAKQKEGGIVTSLLNKKRFGKNMFYIYFIIEKDAPMVSPVFMMILKSVESVGSLVYTSISDEYLSGSYLCEDIRICDVILSTDLDEAELYAYFNLSYVEKINVVNISRRKMDENDIPLTQTNQTIFEIFFDGYIKLYHLLFKQPMEFGSREGETARLQQWYTYINNFIGKMEPNKAIMSFAEEINALYNLIIYFIAEHVKESEMLESFIRDQYTKLLEKAYKYVRGKFIYGLFRPRNKEFISRFKEYIGLVNKSFIRKIFLDMREISVVEVHELKELIDEKRQLERQGIEINIIANGPYARRIINIFDSIKSIEEFKMFSTELDAVIGRGI
- a CDS encoding HEAT repeat domain-containing protein, translating into MSKNKTGFDQKELAALIERLVREKERHQQEKIARKIGEMKHEQTAECVAELLYSDDAYVRNIAIEILIYLGEKALPVLERKLYDKNRNIRKFSLDALRNIRTIQSCEMALKALDDPDENVVEAAIEVIMEQQYADASGRLVEMLKRTDSVWVLDALIRAFGRLGAKGIADEIEEKILSLNATTIEKNILINTLVKSLGTIGSSQDIEKILNTYSVQYMVNDSNLIFGLSGLIVNNNVSILPNEVILKIENIFKKYRDYSDAELTLLLIAASVKLKLVFFLDDVKEIVSLHKREEFFIENLLDLICNLNNIPHDFVSKMLYSEERELILIGLNLIYKKHICGFNSIVEELCYSEDNEISKLAINIISDLDCYKNICLLENFTDFNEEAAKIAVEGVNVLDANTIDFLFSKLEHKSQKVRKAASAKLISLASEICIERLEGIVKRNHGEEGLEALEVMFRFDRNLAWKYIAARMDSWDDKVRAGLVDIIEDSDDSTFYNFMETMVNDPSYMVRKKAIKALCKRIEDRSLQLLEKLLQYESNVANRKDIISNLYKFNNDKALKIAMDAAGSSNPLIRIAAVKSLELFNDERANSVLREMLKDQVEEVRKLAERALHRGEMIE